Proteins from one Mycobacterium adipatum genomic window:
- the orn gene encoding oligoribonuclease, which produces MREELVWIDCEMTGLDLKSDKLIEIAALVTDADLNVLGDGIDVVIHAEPDDLSGMVEVVAKMHAKSGLDKEVLASDIDLATAEKMVLDYIRSHVKSANTAPLCGNSIATDRGFIARDMPTLDTFLHYRMIDVSSIKELCRRWYPRIYFGQPAKGLAHRALADIHESIQELKYYRQTAFVAAPGPSTSEIAAVAAELGASTDAPQETDSA; this is translated from the coding sequence GTGCGTGAAGAACTCGTGTGGATCGACTGTGAGATGACCGGGCTCGACCTGAAGTCCGACAAGCTCATCGAGATTGCGGCGCTGGTCACCGACGCCGACCTCAACGTCCTCGGCGACGGCATCGACGTGGTGATCCACGCCGAACCCGACGACCTGTCCGGGATGGTCGAGGTGGTGGCCAAGATGCACGCCAAGTCCGGCCTGGACAAGGAGGTGCTGGCCTCCGACATCGACCTGGCCACCGCGGAGAAGATGGTGCTCGACTACATCCGTAGTCACGTCAAATCCGCGAATACCGCTCCGCTGTGCGGCAATTCGATCGCCACCGACCGTGGGTTCATCGCCCGCGACATGCCGACGCTGGACACCTTCCTGCACTACCGGATGATCGACGTCAGCTCCATCAAGGAGCTGTGCCGGCGTTGGTACCCGCGCATCTATTTCGGCCAGCCCGCGAAGGGCCTCGCGCACCGAGCCCTCGCCGATATCCACGAATCGATCCAGGAACTGAAGTACTACCGCCAGACCGCCTTCGTGGCCGCCCCCGGGCCGTCGACCAGCGAGATTGCGGCCGTCGCTGCCGAGCTGGGCGCGTCGACCGACGCGCCACAGGAAACCGATTCGGCTTAA
- a CDS encoding helicase HerA-like domain-containing protein translates to MTAEPTATPAQQIAAGYAVEGQALELGTVVVDGVVDPSAAVRIPLAMVNRHGLVSGATGTGKTKSLQVMAEQLSAAGVPVLMADVKGDLSGLSRPGAAGDKITQRATDTGDPWAGTAYPVEFLTLGTGGIGVPVRATITSFGPILLSKVLGLNATQESTLGLIFHWADQKGLALLDLKDLRAVIQYLTSDEGKPELKALGAVSTTTAGVILRALVNLEAEGADTFFGEPELEPKDLIRLDTSGRGVISLLELGAQAARPVMFSTFLMWVLADLFTTLPEEGDLDKPKLVFFFDEAHLLFDGASKAFLQQVEQTVKLIRSKGVGVFFCTQLPTDVPNDVLSQLGARVQHALRAFTPDDQKALSKTVRTYPKTKVYDLESALTSLGIGEAIITVLSEKGAPTPVAWTRMRAPRSLMDTIGPDAIRAAAAASPLQAIYGQTIDRESAYERLTARLAPPQPLPADPLPPPLPVPGGVADAGGTVRSRGTAEPSLLDKMAASPAFKSAMRSAGTVIGREITRSIFGTGRRRRR, encoded by the coding sequence ATGACCGCAGAACCGACCGCGACCCCGGCGCAGCAGATCGCCGCAGGTTATGCGGTGGAAGGGCAGGCCCTGGAGCTGGGCACCGTCGTCGTCGACGGGGTGGTCGACCCGAGCGCGGCGGTGCGGATTCCGCTGGCGATGGTCAACCGACACGGTCTGGTGTCCGGCGCCACCGGAACCGGTAAGACCAAATCGCTGCAGGTGATGGCCGAGCAGTTGTCGGCGGCCGGGGTGCCGGTGTTGATGGCCGATGTCAAGGGCGATCTGTCCGGGCTGTCGCGCCCGGGTGCGGCGGGCGACAAGATCACCCAGCGTGCCACCGACACCGGTGACCCCTGGGCGGGCACGGCCTACCCGGTGGAGTTCCTGACGCTGGGCACCGGGGGCATCGGGGTTCCGGTGCGCGCGACGATCACCAGCTTCGGACCGATCCTGCTGTCAAAGGTGCTGGGGCTCAACGCGACTCAGGAGTCGACGCTCGGGCTGATCTTTCACTGGGCCGACCAGAAGGGCCTCGCCCTGCTGGACCTGAAGGATCTGCGGGCGGTCATCCAGTACCTCACCAGCGACGAGGGAAAGCCGGAACTCAAGGCGCTGGGCGCGGTGTCCACCACGACGGCCGGGGTCATCCTGCGGGCGTTGGTCAACCTGGAGGCCGAGGGCGCCGACACGTTCTTCGGCGAACCCGAACTGGAACCCAAGGATCTGATCCGGCTCGACACGTCGGGCCGCGGCGTCATCTCGCTGCTGGAACTGGGCGCCCAAGCCGCCCGCCCGGTGATGTTCTCGACCTTCCTGATGTGGGTGCTGGCCGATCTGTTCACCACCCTTCCCGAGGAAGGTGACCTGGACAAACCCAAACTGGTGTTCTTCTTCGACGAGGCGCATCTGCTGTTCGACGGCGCCTCCAAGGCCTTCCTGCAGCAGGTCGAGCAGACGGTGAAACTGATCCGGTCCAAGGGCGTCGGGGTGTTCTTCTGCACGCAGCTGCCCACCGACGTCCCCAACGATGTGCTGAGCCAGCTCGGCGCCCGGGTGCAGCACGCGCTGCGCGCGTTTACCCCTGATGATCAGAAGGCGCTGTCCAAGACGGTGCGCACCTACCCCAAGACGAAGGTCTACGATCTCGAAAGCGCGCTGACCTCACTGGGCATCGGGGAGGCCATCATCACCGTGCTCTCGGAGAAGGGCGCGCCGACGCCGGTGGCATGGACCCGGATGCGGGCTCCGCGGTCGCTGATGGACACCATCGGACCGGACGCCATCCGGGCCGCCGCGGCCGCCAGCCCGCTGCAGGCGATCTACGGGCAGACGATCGACCGGGAGTCGGCCTACGAGCGGCTCACCGCCCGCCTTGCCCCACCGCAACCGCTGCCCGCCGACCCGTTGCCGCCGCCGCTGCCCGTCCCCGGGGGCGTCGCCGATGCGGGCGGCACGGTGAGATCGCGCGGCACCGCCGAGCCGAGCCTGCTGGACAAGATGGCGGCCAGCCCGGCATTCAAGAGCGCCATGCGCTCGGCGGGCACGGTGATCGGCCGCGAGATCACCCGCAGCATCTTCGGCACCGGACGCCGCCGTCGCCGCTGA
- the cmrA gene encoding mycolate reductase (Catalyzes the final step in mycolic acid biosynthesis.), with protein MPVPAPHPDARAVVTGASQGIGEALAFDLAARGHHLIITARRGEVLAELAGRITERHGVTVEVRALDLADPAAREVLCDELAGRNISILCANAGTATFGPLAKLDPAGEKAQVQLNAVAVHDLCLAVLPGMLARKAGGILISGSAAGNSPIPNNATYAATKAFANTFSESLRGEVKKDGVHVTLLAPGPVRTELPDVSEQSLVERLIPDFLWIDTEYTAKVSLDALEANKMRIVPGLTSKAMSVASGYAPRAIVTPIVGAVYKKLGGE; from the coding sequence ATGCCCGTACCCGCGCCCCACCCCGATGCCCGCGCAGTCGTCACCGGTGCCTCCCAGGGCATCGGCGAGGCCCTGGCCTTCGATCTGGCCGCCCGTGGCCACCACCTGATCATCACGGCACGCCGCGGCGAGGTACTCGCCGAGCTGGCCGGGCGGATCACCGAACGACATGGTGTGACGGTGGAGGTCCGGGCACTCGACCTCGCCGACCCGGCCGCCCGCGAGGTGCTGTGCGACGAACTCGCCGGCCGCAACATCTCCATCCTGTGCGCCAATGCCGGGACGGCGACCTTCGGGCCGCTGGCGAAGCTCGACCCGGCCGGGGAGAAGGCCCAGGTTCAGCTCAACGCCGTAGCCGTGCACGATCTCTGTCTGGCGGTGTTGCCCGGCATGCTGGCCCGCAAGGCCGGCGGCATCCTGATCTCGGGCTCGGCGGCGGGCAACTCCCCGATCCCCAACAACGCCACCTACGCGGCGACGAAGGCGTTTGCGAACACCTTCAGCGAGTCGTTGCGCGGCGAGGTCAAGAAGGACGGCGTGCACGTCACGCTGCTGGCGCCCGGCCCGGTGCGCACCGAGCTGCCCGATGTCTCCGAGCAGTCGCTGGTGGAGCGGCTGATCCCGGACTTCCTCTGGATCGACACCGAGTACACCGCGAAGGTGTCGCTGGACGCGCTGGAAGCCAACAAGATGCGCATCGTGCCCGGCCTGACGTCCAAGGCGATGTCGGTGGCCAGCGGGTACGCACCGCGGGCCATCGTCACCCCAATCGTCGGCGCGGTCTACAAGAAGCTCGGCGGCGAGTAG